The genome window aaatatatttacaataaataatgtatctttcttcctctatttatgccagtgaggcatagtgacagaacaaatgaatggtcttctattcgatggcaggaagtaaatacagtaattaatgtacccactttttgtgacacttttgtttgttggtgtgccgtgagatttttcaattgtaatatATGTTCCttagctccataaaggttggaaatcactgctctagtcagatcgtgtattctaaacAGTCAGGTCAAACATTACGAGAAATAATTAGTGCTAACttcctgtaattaaattactttattgtaattaacttggcggcacggtggacgaatggttagagcgtctgcatcacagttctgaggaccggggttcaatcaccggcgccacctgtgtggagtttgcatgttcgcgaCGGTAACTAGGTTATCCagttgcatttgagttgacaagataaagccgaatgatcgtaaaaaacgggatgcggtggtatcggaatacaagattttattgcagtagtctgacatctGATAGTCTGATcctggcattacgtgttgtctgtcccgtCAATGACGACATTGATCGGATGACGTTAAAGCTGACCAGCATAAAAcgttaattatcggccgataccgatcacaccgatAAAATCGGTataaagtctaatatatatatatatatatatatatatatatatatatatatatatatatgcatattttgtcataaaaataaaacaattatatacaatacaaatataaataattaaaaaaacataactagATATAATAAATATCTTGGTATACAGTATTTCGAAATGTTTTTGCTATTTTTAGAATATTTTCGAACCTAAAAAATAAACTCGATTAgaaatatattacaaataaaacaattatactttttgtacatcaacataatttacaatacatttggaATCATAAAACTATAcagcattgtatatttaaatgtttatatttatgatctaaaatacaaaatatttaaaaaaatatgtaaaacataactgtatatatttataaagtactgttATGCTTCTAAtagtccatatatatatatagatagatatcgATAtatatcgattttttttttacttaacagGATGTgagtacataattgtaatacGTACTGCTAAAGTACAATATTGCAACATGGGTTATCTAGCGTAGAAAGATGTATCAAGCTTATCGAAACCTTACAGCTAATTGAACAAATCGATTATGAAGAAGCATGCATGATCATTTCAAGTATAATAAATGAGTTGAGTATCTGAAtcaattgcaagcattttttacaGTCATTTCATATTTTGCATGGTAGTGCGAAAACGTTGCTACTTACCAGAAGGGGTGTGTACGTGTGTTCTGGTCCCGATCAAACTGTTGAGCTCGACACCACACAGGAAGTTTGGGGCTCAGGTTGAGAAACGCTTATTGGTGAAACTCAACGGCTGACAAGGATGACGAGATCACTGCGGTGATTCTCGGACGAAATGCTGCCTTTATTTCTTTCTTGCATTGTGCGCGTAGTCCACTTTGATACGGTTCAAATATGTATCGGGTTGGCATTTAAAGGGGACCTATTATGGAAACCTGACTTTTCAACAGCTTGTTTCAGGAGTGCCTTCCCAtccattaaatgtgaaattaaacaaacaagtaaATCTTATTTTACAGCTGTTAGTTGGACTAATTTACATAGCAATCACATCGCCACACAGAGTTCCTCCGGCCATGACTTGATCAGCCCAGCTAcgtgaagatccagagccactttcaagtgacAGGCAGACACAGAAACACCCACATCACTTACAGGTGCAATGCCCCCTGCTCTTGCGTCATAGCAAAAGGTAAGCAGCgttgcattgagttttgttggatgcagaGATGAGAATCAGCTTCTGACTGGTGGTACATACTTGATTACTCCGTGAAGTCGTagatgtggtggtggtggtggcaggGATATTTGTGGTCCTGTCCACAtgccccaaaaacacacaagcactgcCCCAtgagttcaaaatgtttttgctgtgtTCCATAAGTCTTGATTCTCATAGTAATTAGACAAAAGTAACCTGTCTGTGACATTCCCCGTCACctgggaaatgttttaaattatgggAAAAATGCATGTCTCCTTTTAAACTGAAGTTACCCAAAACAAGTCGGCTCGTAAGTATTTTAACCTCAttactgtgtttattttcatgaaatgactagtatacaaaatggatgtaCATTTAGCATTGATGTTTCAAGCCTCATTAGTCTCTCACAGAAATCCTGAATAATTGCCATATCATAGTCATTACAGTGGATTCAGCATTGATCTGCCCGTGCCTTTTACACAGAGGTGCAATATTACTGAAAGgctatttaaaatgaataacgGGCCGCAACTGGCCTCTGCATTATATAGACCGGTGACATGgagaaaaaacacaccaaaaatgcTGTCTTTTACCAGCGAATGATGGCATCTACTGGCTGGCAGTTTCCATTTTAGCCGCTAATTTCAGTTTCTGCTCTGCTTTCTGCTTCTGCACCTCCTTGAAGACCTGCGGGGGAGGCCACACGAGCGTCACAGGGGagaagaaacaaacacaaaaagaaaaaaagcaggctATTGCTCTGATGTCAATACAATTCGTTTGTGGTGTACGTGTTACTGCAAACTGTACAAGCCTATTCATAAACTCTAAACCCCAGCAGAGGACACAAAAGTAAAGATACAATGGAGGCAGAATGCATTGACTAATTCAAACCCGACTAGCTTTCGGCCAAAATGTCGAAACAGGACGAACAAGTacttgctcagcagtggttctTGTTATTGCCACAGTTAATGCTCATGAAAACAaggtatttatttgtaattgctATATCATTAAATTGTTATTATATAAATTATTGCAACATACTATTATTTCTTCTTGGAAAATAATAAACTCATGCTTTGGTATTTTCTGGAGCTAGAAATGAatgttggagaaaaaaaacattacaaatgacagttttattcataatAACGAGGGCGgtcaataaattatttttcttaattcagattaatcacacttgaattttgattaatcgGGATTAATAGCAGGCACCAAATGTACCACACATAGGACCActtttgctttgagatggtatttcTAAGTTGTGCTTCAATGAAAAGAGAGTTCAGCACTACACTTTATGCGAAttacctttgttgttttttttttttaaagtcccaTCAGAGTGATATTTGCAGCAAGATTTGCCACCCACCACACCAATCTGAGTCTCCTCAGTTATCTTTGCACTGGCATAAATGTTGACCTGATCACTTACCTTATACCAACCTGCACCGCATTTCAGATACCCAAAGGTAAAGGAACATGTGTGgtcaaattaaattgtgtgattaatctgagttaatacatgattaatgcaatattttttttgtgattaatcatgaGTTAATCCTTAAACTTTGACAATACTAATACTAACAtggtttttcaacattttaatagAAGAAGGagaattaatccatccatccattttccgtaccgcttatcatcactagggccgcgagcgtgctggagcctatcccagctatcttcaggcgagaggcggggtacaccctgaactggtcgtcagccaagcacagtgcacataaaaacaaacaaccactcacattcacattcacattcacattcacattcacacctaggggaaatttagagtcatcaatcaacctaccatgtatgtttttgggatgtgggaggaacccggatcctcagaactgtgaggcggatgtgctagccagtcgtccactgtgccgcctgtaaTAATAATGCTGAAGATCCAGTtgattagtattatttttatgaattattactattattaattactattattatttattaaatagtattaattattattatttattattatgactaatGCACTGAATTTTCCACATCTGGGGAAAAAGTTGCCATCCATGAGTTTTGATTCAGGTAACCAACAGGGGGCGACATGGATGACGCTGTCTGAGCTTGGACGACTTGTGCTTTTGGTACCTTGATGCAGAAGGCCTTCTTGGCCAGCCAGCGTCGTGTTGCCCTCCTGTAGTACTCAGGCGGGAAGGTATAGGTGATGCCCAGCTGCTCGCACACCTTCTCGAAGGCATCGTAGCGCTCCAGCCGCAGGTTCTTCAGCAACTTCTTTCTTCTATCCATGGCCATCAGCATGCGTCTCTTGTTCGCCTTGTCCTGAAAGATACAAATGAGGGCACACGTGAGAGAAAAACATAATTGTAAAGGAAGGGATGATTGAATACAGAGGAAACGGCAGTCTGATTGTGTCGAAAAAGTGGAACTTTTCCGACCGTAATCATCTTGTGTGTGGTGTGATTGACACAGGATATCCTGtaatacatgtgtgtgtgtgtgtgcgcgcgtgtgtccCTGCAGAAAGGAAACGTGTTGACACGTTAAAGCTCCGATGAACATTATTGCGTCACAAATTCTCTCCGTTCACCTTGTGATGTTTGAGCAAGTGCTCCTGAAAGTTGCGGATCCTCGCCGTCAAAATGGccactgcaacacacacacaacagaaggGTCCTTTAGCACGCACACTCGACTCAcaaacattgtgtgtgtgtgtggcagtaAACAGAACTTTCTTtcacctttgtgtgtgtgcgtgtgtgtgtgtgtgttcaccaTGAACTTCCACTGAGCTGCGGTCGCTCTCATCCCGCTGCACCTTGGCAATCAGCTGTTCCTTTTTCAATGCCAACTTTTCACTCTGAGGGCACAGATGACGGACAAATCaaataaactttatttgtatagcaccgttcatacataaaaatgcaacacaaaaagcttaacaaaaaataccaaatcacagcaatggaatgaattaaacacacacacacacaaacacacacacacggacatgtgggcaaacacacacacaatcaaacaaTCAGTCCTTGATGCCATTAGAAGACATTATGAGCCATTTACAGCAAATAACTTACCTGGCTGGCTAACTCCAACGAAAGAAGTCTCTTGACAATATCGTCCGTCCTGCGGTGAACAGCAGCCAAATCAAAAGTAGGTATAGGAACAATAAATCAagtttttattgtgaaaatgtggGCAATCGTGTGGAATTTAATGAGAGACAGTTCCCAGGTATGTTAAAAGTGGAGATAGTgtggattatttttattattattaattgataCGGCGGCACGGGTGTTTAAAATTGGAAATTTTAAattcctttattaaaaaacaggactATTTTAAATTGATCCCCCAGAAAATTGATaaacaaattgattatgattcagtttaAAGGTCTGGtctgtaacatccatccattttctttaccggttatcctcacgagggtcgcgggctgctggagcctatcccagctattttcgggcaggaggcggggtacaccctgaactggttgccagccaagcgcagggcacatagaaacaaacaaccattcgcactcacattcacacctacgggcaattttagagtcttcaatcaacctaccacgcatgtttttgggatgtgggaggaaaccggagtgcctggagaaaacccccccaggcacggggagaacatgcaaactccaaacaggcggggtcgggatttgaacccctcaAAActactggggttcaaatcccggccttgtCTGTGTACTTGCGtgaaatctggttgttttagtcAGGATGATGCTAAAATCTATATTTTCCACAACAATATTTCAATTCTCTATTAGGAGTCAACATTAAATTTTGTACATTTCTATCTTATTCGAGTTTATTCCCTTAAATTTatgttaattcccatggaaagttttgACTTTGGCTTGTGtccaagcaattaaaaagtaaacttTCCATGATGTGTCCTCTATAACGTGTTGAGTTGTATTTACGTTTCTGCGAGGGGTACGGCGGCGTAATCCATCTTCAGCATGGTCGGCGGGAGGTCGCTGAGTTGGCTCTCAAGACCTGgagggcagaaaaaaaaagcaaccagTTCAAAGTGAGAGATGTCATTCACAAtaagtaggctttacatgatcagcaagtttaaaaaacgagaactgatcaccgatccgatcacaagatggagcaatgtgtctatttaaatgacttgttcatttactgtatatgcttgtgtactgtatactgagcatcttcaaaagtattctctagtccagtgattcccaaccagtgtgccataagcgatcttcaggtgtgaagtgggaaattataaaattttacttaactgctcaaaaaattattgacttacaagaaataatgtatttttgttcctctatttatgcaagtgaggcatagtgacagacagaacaaataaatgctcttaaatggcaggaagtacatacagtaccgGTAATTACTGTgttatctactttttgtgacatttttgtttgttggtgtgccgtgagattttccaattgtaaaatatttgccttGGCACCATAAAGGtcggaaatcactgctcttgtcaggtcatgtattctaatcagtcaggtcaaaccaacattacaacatgacagaaataatgggtgctaacttactgtaattgaattactttattataattaaattacttcacacacaccaaaactttagagcatgatttgacataacgccggcatgtttacgtacaatcgttagtgctagcactagctggCTAGGCtccataacattttgttgcctgctcgtGAGCcaaatcatattaaaagtacgtgaacatacctcaagcagtccTGAAATGAACGcaatctcccgagcaccagtgaccaccaccacacgttttccccccattttgttcttataatacacgcgTCGCGatgtcgtcaccatggtaacgagtgtatctgggcgcacttgagttgacaagataaagcccagtgatcataaaagatgggatgcaaatattttattgcagtagtctgacagtgcaatcgtgaaagaccagaTTTGTCGtgttgtctgatccaggcattacgtgttatctgtctcagacatgctgtctgtcccacacccccgacatctttaaaaaaaaaaaaatctttattggtTTGTGTGATTATAATTACattactacgtcaaaagatacacgacaaggctaaaaataaactagcttttggattcaattatactgtacacaatggcgacgcggagtaaatgtctttcgcAGAGTCGATCAATGCGAATTaaaaccgatcagcataaaatgctaattatcgccCGATACTGATCAAGCCAATCAGATCAGTGTAAAATCTAACAATAAGTAAATTAATGACTTACCTGCAACCTTTTTCTTTGTAGCGCGAGCATAATGTCGGACTGGTGCTGGAGGGGAAAAAACTCCTAACACTGTGAAGAGATAACAAAGATTTATGACTACATTTGttcgatttttttatttttattttaaggtgTGAGTGAATATTTCAGTGAATGTTCTCAACTCCTGTTGCCATTCCGGTGTTGTACTGAGTAGAACAATGTTGttctttaatttaaataaataatgtcagAGATGGCAGCACGGCGGACATCTGGTTACCACATCacactccccgtgcctgcatgcgttatctccggatactccggtttcctcccacatcccaaaaacatgcatgcgaggttaattgaagattctaaatggtccgtaggtgtgaatgtgagtgcgaatggttgtttgtttaaatgtgccctgcgattggctggcaaccagttagctgggatatactccagcacgcccgcgcccctagtgaggataagcggtgtaggaaatggatggatggatgaatgtcagagatgacgattaaaaaaaataataataatacaacaaaatattgacaataaTACAGCACATTCTTTAGAATTTTATGCAGCCTGAAATTAATCTTTAAACTATGTATTATTATACATGCCAAATTTATAGATTATAAATCATTttgatgttgaaaaaaatacaatactccAACGATTACAGTATTATAAATATAGTGAttttaattatgtaatattAATTATAGGTTCGCTTTTATAATTGTTACAATACTTATTTTAGTcaacatttttaactttttcaaGGCTAATGGCTGTATCCAATTCTCCGTCAGAGAAATACTACtaaaaatctatccatccatccattttctgagtcgcttctcttcacaagggtcgcggcagcgctggaacctatcccagctatcattgggcaggaggaggggtacaccctgaactgtttgccagccaatcgcagggcacatataaacaaacaaccattcgcactcacattcacattcacacccacgggcaatttagagtcttcaattatcctaccattcatgtttttgggatgtgggaggaaaccagagtgcccggagaaaacccacgcaggcacggggagaacatgcaaactccacacaggcggggccggggattgaaccccggtcctcagaactgtgtggcagacgtccaccgtgcctactactaataatgatttttttaaattacaaaagaaTTGTAGTTGCAGACAATTTGCAGTGGTGGACAAAGACACTGCATTATAGTGAGAGCTGAGTCTGTTGACTCTCTCACATGAGTTAAGAagtcaaaatatgaaaacatgttGCTTAATAAGTCGAAATATTACAACAGTAATATTACAGTATCATCTGCGACACAGGCCATTTTGGGGATacaattattgtatttaaatgttcaaGTGTAGCTAATGTGCTCCAGTATGTCAACTACGCATGCGCAATTCCTCGGAATAGACGTTTCATTGACTTTAAAAGCGTATTATACATAAATTCACCCTCAATTTTTGTTACTGTCTCCGTGTTGAGTGCTTACCGCTGTTTACTTTGTTTCTTGACAGCAGCGCCGAGCAGCACGTCCGTGGAGTGCCGGCGCTTTCCCTCAAAACGCCCAAGGAAGACCTTAAAACGGTCCTTAGAGCGATGTTCGACCACATGACTAATGTTGTGTTAAAGTGTTGATAATAATGTGTTAGGGTTACGTTTTCTCCAGCCGGagagaaagaggaaaaacaaactcAACCACTAGACGTGCTCCGCCATTTTGTCTAGACCGTACGAGTTGTCAAACATCGATCGAGGTATGCTAAACGAACCCAGAACACgtcgagtttaaaaaaaaaaaaaggaacaaaagcagaaacagtAGCAGAAGTTAAAACTGTTAAAcagataattattattttttagaaattatatatatatatatatatatatatatatatatatatatatatatatatatatatatatttatatatatatatataattaatttaagatcaaccatttcagggtgtaccccgcctcttacccagagtcagctgggataggccccagcataAGTtctatggaagatgaatgaatgaacttgtACAGTATGTCCTACTCTTAAATGTCCACACtgttagaaaataataataaaaaatatgatgcaacattggaaaaaaaaattagaaacttgttttatatatactaaggtaaagtttttttaatgaaaaaatagaTGAAtcaagaataaaatatttaaaacatttggatGACATTGCTGCCCTTGTTCTTATTATAtactttaaaataattacaaatacacaGACGGGTGTGAAAGGGATCCGATATTTCTAACTTATGCACTTGTTTTGATGACAAATATTTCAAACTTATTCTCACATACACGAACAATTCATCCATTCatatattttctgtaccgtttatcctcactagggtcgcgggggtgctggagcctatcccagctatcttcgggcgacaggcggggtacaccctgaactggtcgccagccaatcgcaggacacatagaaacactcacattcacatctacgggcaatttagagtcttaaatcaacctaccatgcatatttttgggaagtgggaggaaactggagtcactggagaaaacccacgcaggcacagggagaacatgcaaacgccacacaggcggggccgggatttgaaccccagtcctcagaactgtgaggcagatgtgctaaccagacgtGCCGCCACGAACATTTCATTTGATCCTAATTTTATcacataaacaacaacaaagcatggATCAGTGTTTCATCCCTCAGTACAGaccagtaaatgaaaaaaaaaacatggagaaaAACAAGAATCTAGTAATTGTGCTAAATATAGACCGAATAGTTACTACAGTAAttggtttttggttttatttttatgtatattatttaaataaatttttataataaaaaatgtacagtaacagTGACATTTGTAGTTGGGGGAAAAATAGGACACATTtcttcataaaaaaagaaacaactttATTTCCTTAAAAATTAACAGGATAAAGCATCTACATGTACAATGTAATCAACCATCATAAACTCCTGGATTGGTTTGACCAATAAAGTAGTACCTCGATTTACAAGTAAcccgttgttttgttttgaattgtaagcaaaaatttgagttacaagcattaaatggtggcagtgaagaagtcaacaagcagcagtttggcagatagccaaccatttttcaaaaaagaggttCAGAGCTCTTTTTATTGTGACTGCCTTTACTGTAAACCCAAATACAAAAAAGACACTGTTGTGTATTCAacctatacatccatccattttccgaaccgcttatccttactagagTCGCAGgcgtcttcacttaacctaccatgcatgtttttgggat of Phycodurus eques isolate BA_2022a chromosome 4, UOR_Pequ_1.1, whole genome shotgun sequence contains these proteins:
- the LOC133401289 gene encoding small ribosomal subunit protein uS15m-like is translated as MWSNIALRTVLRSSLGVLRESAGTPRTCCSALLSRNKVNSVLGVFSPPAPVRHYARATKKKVAGLESQLSDLPPTMLKMDYAAVPLAETTDDIVKRLLSLELASQSEKLALKKEQLIAKVQRDESDRSSVEVHVAILTARIRNFQEHLLKHHKDKANKRRMLMAMDRRKKLLKNLRLERYDAFEKVCEQLGITYTFPPEYYRRATRRWLAKKAFCIKVFKEVQKQKAEQKLKLAAKMETASQ